From Candidatus Xianfuyuplasma coldseepsis:
TCAAGCAGGAGTTTTTATCCACAACCGATGCGAGTATTGATGAAATGCTCTTCTTACCCGATTACGTCAACGCTCAAATCAACAGTGTCTTTTACAGTTTACTGCTCGCCATCGGGATTGTCATGGTCGTCGTCCTCATCGGAATTGGTTTCCGCAATAGTTTACTCGTTGTCATGACCATACCAGTCATCGTATTTGGTACACTTGGAATCTTATTTATCGCCAATTTTGAGTTGCATAAAATGACGATTGTCGGATTGATCATCTCGATTGGGATGATTGTCGACAACAGCATCGTCATCACCGAAGGCATCAAGCACAATATCGATTATGGGATGGAGAAAATCAGTGGTGCCAAACAAGCTATTAAAGAGAATATTTTTCCCATCTTAACCTCATCATTAACGACGATGGCAGCCTTCTTTGTTATTGTCTTACTGCCTGGATTCTTAGGTCGTATTGTCAGTAGTATGCCGATTACGGTAATTATTACATTATCGCTTAGTTTCTTGACAAGTATGATTCTATCTCCTATTCTCGCCGTCTTATTCCTCAAACCAAGCAAACGATTAAAAGTACTCCCATCCATTCATTCTCAGCGGATATCACAGATGATTGCCAATACGATTCGATTTCCGTATATATGGATTGCATTCAGTATCCTTGTTACAGCAGTATGTACCTACATCGCATTTACCACACAACCGATTGATATGTACCCCAATGATGAACGAGCGATGCTTTATGTCGATATTGAGAATGATGTTGTAAATGACAAAACATCAACCCAAGAGATTGTTGCCGATATCACCGCATTCATTGAAACCAATGCTCAGACCACTCATATTGCCAGCAGTGTTGGTGGCGATCTACCTCACTTTCATTTCAGTGCCCCATGGGTTACAACGTTGCCTCAATTTGCCCGTATTTTTGTCTCTCTTGATGCAACCGAACAAGAACTACTAGATTATGTCGACGCGCTTGAAATCGCCTTAGAGGATATCACAGATGTGAAAACAGCCGTTCACATCTTAGAACTAAGTCCTCCCACACCGCCTTTGCGCGTGATGATTTCAGGGGATGACATCGACGAAGTCACCACAACGAGCGCATCTCTTTTTGCGGAATTACAAACGTTAGAAGAAGTCAAATCGGATCTAGTTGTTGCCAACGACACCACAGATAAATACGTCGTGGTTTATGATACCGAGGAAATGGCCCGTTCCTATCTCACCAAAGCAGAAATTGATGGGTTTATTGCCGCCAATGTGAACGGTCTTGATCTTGCTGCATACGAATCCAATGATGATATTGTAAACATTCATTTATCAACGTCTTTAACCTCCATTGAAGCATTGCTTCAGCTATCGATCCAAAGCCGTATTACAGATGAATGGATCGTACTAGATAACCTGGTTGATATCAACACGATCACCGATTATCATATCATAACACGATACAATGGTGACATTGTCTCGTACATCGATTTATACAATACCAATGATGCTTCTATCGATCAACTTCACACCGCAGTGAACGACGTGATTAATGAGACCGATATCAATGGACTTACCATCTCGTACAGTGGTGAGAATGATTTATTCCGTGATATTCAAGGAGACTTGATTCAAGCCGCCTTAATCGCTTTATTACTCATTTTCATTATCTTATTTATTCAGTTTAACAATATCGTGAAACCACTCATCGTATTAACAACGATCCCTCTATCCTTTTGTGGTAGTTTCTTGTTCTTGCTTATTTTCAATGTTCCGATTACCGCAACCAGTTTAATTGGTATGATCAGTTTAATGGGGGTCACCGTAAACACCGGGATTCTCCTCGTCGAGTACATCAGTCGGTTTCACGCCAAGGGATATAGCGTTACCGATGCCTGCGTCCATGCAGTATTACGTCGTTTCCGACCGATTATGCTCACCAGCATGACGACAATATTGGGATTAATTCCATTATTAATCACTGGCGGTAACTTCTTCCAACCGATGGCCATTACCTTTATGGGGGGAATGATTACCTCAACCTTAATTACGATTTTCTTTGTTCCGAGTTTATATACGCTTTTATATCACAAAAAAGACGCCTAAGCGTCTTCACCATTTATGGAACTCTGGATGATATTTCGCAATGATATCCTCTCCTTTAAAGAAGGTTTCAATCACATCTTTTACGGTTTCAATATCGTAAAAAACAGCTTGATAGGATCCTTCTTTTTTCGGATCTGGAATATCCATTACAATATCGGTGCTGTAGCCATCGTTTGCGAACTGAATCACTTGTCGCTCATTATCCAGTCCACAAAAGTTATCGGTGCTATTATCGTAGATTTGCTCGATGACAGTGAAGATTTGGTCCTTGTTGGCTTTGATGGCTTGATCGGTTGGGATTATCATATTAATCGAAGGCATACTCACATAGAAATATACGTCACTGGATACATCACCCTCTAGATACGGTGCATCCGCAATCCGTTGTTGGCGCCTCGCTTCTTCATGTTGTGGAAGATGCGTAAACGACAGCAATTTGTTCCCATGATACCGTAAATCCCCATACATCCCTTGAATCAAACGATACAAGTCTTTTTGCTTTACATTGAGTTTAATGTACTGATCTTTATCCGTATGAAAAATGATACTTAAACGACTCGCTCCGAGATGATGGGGATCATAGATTTGTGCTCCTTCTGGCAGTTGTCCCTGTTCTCCGATGACTTCTGCACGAATCGTGACGGGTTCAATTGCATTGATTTTTGAACTGTTTTTCATCATAACAACGACCGCAATCATCACCGCTGCGATACTCACAATGAAGACAAAACCAGCAAGATATAATAACCACATATCAATCACATCCTTCATGATTTATTATACGCTATTTTAATTTCTTTTTAAAATTGTTTCTAATTAGTTTACAAAGATTTTATCAGTGTTATAATTATGTATTGAAAGAGGTACTGCTTATGACGACTGATGATAAAAAACGATATTTGATATTAAAAGACCCGAATATAGTAAAAGGGATTCTTTTGCTATCCTTACCGTTAATGATTAATAATTTTATGCGTGTCTTCCATGATCTGGTAGATACGTATTTTGTTGGAAAAATTCCGGGTTATTCAGCGGAAGCAATTAGTTCGATTAGTGCAACCTTTCCGATTACATTTACCTATGTTGCCCTTGGTATTGGTCTTAGTATTGCTGGAACGGCACTCATTTCCCAGTATTATGGGAATGGCCAATTTGATACAGCTCGAAAATATGCGACAAACCTACTCGTTATTAGCTTAGGTATCGGTTTATTCTTAAATGTTGTATCGTACTTCTTGGCTCCCTACATCTTTGATTGGATGGGGACAACCGGTTATGTCTACGACAATTCGGTAAAATACATCCAAATTCGATCGTTTGAGTTGGTGCCAATCTTTATCTTTTTTGCCTTTCGTGCAATTCGTCAAGCGAGTGGTGATACGATTATTCCGACGTATCTCGGAGTTAGCGCAATTGTTCTAAATATCATTTTGACACCCATACTGGTACTCGATCAAATTTCGTTGTTTGATAGTTTAACGATAACTGGAGCTGGTTTAGGTGTTCCTGGAGCTGCATACGCAACGTTAATCGCCAATACGTTATTACTTCCAATTGGAATTGTCATCTTGTTCAAATCCAAAACAGGTGTAACGATTACGATGCAGTATGCAATTCCCGAACGCTTGGCTTCCAAAGACATTATTACCACGGCAATTCCTGCTTCCTTAGGACAGGCATTGACAGCG
This genomic window contains:
- a CDS encoding efflux RND transporter permease subunit, yielding MKFFLEQLFLRKKLFLMLSVFLFIWGIYSYLVIPKQDMPQIDTPYMAISVISPGSSASFIQDHAVVAIENVVLPYEDVMEVRSYVYDNYALIYTVFSYSSDDPDALSEDIYSKIQSLSFDESITDITYSSGFDDPHIIFSVHSDTLTPTQLEQVAASFQNTLYTIDEIQSVEINTAFSDEVVITLNQTLLSTYQLTILDIYQYLYANSYNIPLGGINTDDGTITISGYHVYSSFEELQELIIIPSSPLLPMDVTLGDIATIDLVDTADKTYLFDDEQAVFLSVQFHKDIDFTTLGDEVLAVKQEFLSTTDASIDEMLFLPDYVNAQINSVFYSLLLAIGIVMVVVLIGIGFRNSLLVVMTIPVIVFGTLGILFIANFELHKMTIVGLIISIGMIVDNSIVITEGIKHNIDYGMEKISGAKQAIKENIFPILTSSLTTMAAFFVIVLLPGFLGRIVSSMPITVIITLSLSFLTSMILSPILAVLFLKPSKRLKVLPSIHSQRISQMIANTIRFPYIWIAFSILVTAVCTYIAFTTQPIDMYPNDERAMLYVDIENDVVNDKTSTQEIVADITAFIETNAQTTHIASSVGGDLPHFHFSAPWVTTLPQFARIFVSLDATEQELLDYVDALEIALEDITDVKTAVHILELSPPTPPLRVMISGDDIDEVTTTSASLFAELQTLEEVKSDLVVANDTTDKYVVVYDTEEMARSYLTKAEIDGFIAANVNGLDLAAYESNDDIVNIHLSTSLTSIEALLQLSIQSRITDEWIVLDNLVDINTITDYHIITRYNGDIVSYIDLYNTNDASIDQLHTAVNDVINETDINGLTISYSGENDLFRDIQGDLIQAALIALLLIFIILFIQFNNIVKPLIVLTTIPLSFCGSFLFLLIFNVPITATSLIGMISLMGVTVNTGILLVEYISRFHAKGYSVTDACVHAVLRRFRPIMLTSMTTILGLIPLLITGGNFFQPMAITFMGGMITSTLITIFFVPSLYTLLYHKKDA
- a CDS encoding MATE family efflux transporter, producing the protein MTTDDKKRYLILKDPNIVKGILLLSLPLMINNFMRVFHDLVDTYFVGKIPGYSAEAISSISATFPITFTYVALGIGLSIAGTALISQYYGNGQFDTARKYATNLLVISLGIGLFLNVVSYFLAPYIFDWMGTTGYVYDNSVKYIQIRSFELVPIFIFFAFRAIRQASGDTIIPTYLGVSAIVLNIILTPILVLDQISLFDSLTITGAGLGVPGAAYATLIANTLLLPIGIVILFKSKTGVTITMQYAIPERLASKDIITTAIPASLGQALTAIGFAVLNTFIIDYGVNTYSAFSVGNRISSLFLMPVMAIGGIMSSYIGQNIGNFNPERAKKAFRQGMLASIIIMAVLSVIGLTIRSTMVSWFLAEEPEAMALSIEYTLYLFMGLPLMAIFQAYIGLYNGSGLTIYTLLIGISRLWGLRIPFIVLFKNFTDLGPSGIWYAMLLSNLFIAFIGYFFMKRIKYEPKIRAAVT